Proteins co-encoded in one Salvia splendens isolate huo1 chromosome 4, SspV2, whole genome shotgun sequence genomic window:
- the LOC121798961 gene encoding protein SUPPRESSOR OF QUENCHING 1, chloroplastic-like isoform X1, translating into MSLLYSADRIKVDANLAAAGLKLSMFDAVVSADAFENLKPAPDIFLAASKILDVPTNECLVIEDALAGVQAAKSACMMRCIAVTTTLGEDTLSAAGPSLIRKEIGDICFNDILNGGSD; encoded by the exons ATGAGCTTATTGTACAG TGCTGACCGTATCAAAGTTGATGCCAATTTAGCAGCTGCTGGTTTGAAATTATCAAT GTTTGATGCTGTTGTATCTGCGGATgcatttgaaaatttgaaaccTGCCCCTGATATTTTCTTAGCGGCATCAAAAATATTGGATGTGCCAACAAATGAG TGCCTTGTGATTGAAGATGCATTAGCTGGAGTTCAAGCTGCAAAATCTGCTTGCATGATGAG ATGCATAGCTGTAACAACAACTTTAGGTGAAGATACTTTAAGTGCTGCTGGTCCATCACTTATCAGGAAGGAGATAGGTGATATTTGCTTTAATGATATTCTTAATGGTGGCTCTGATTGA
- the LOC121798961 gene encoding protein SUPPRESSOR OF QUENCHING 1, chloroplastic-like isoform X5, translating into MSLLYRFDAVVSADAFENLKPAPDIFLAASKILDVPTNECLVIEDALAGVQAAKSACMMRCIAVTTTLGEDTLSAAGPSLIRKEIGDICFNDILNGGSD; encoded by the exons ATGAGCTTATTGTACAG GTTTGATGCTGTTGTATCTGCGGATgcatttgaaaatttgaaaccTGCCCCTGATATTTTCTTAGCGGCATCAAAAATATTGGATGTGCCAACAAATGAG TGCCTTGTGATTGAAGATGCATTAGCTGGAGTTCAAGCTGCAAAATCTGCTTGCATGATGAG ATGCATAGCTGTAACAACAACTTTAGGTGAAGATACTTTAAGTGCTGCTGGTCCATCACTTATCAGGAAGGAGATAGGTGATATTTGCTTTAATGATATTCTTAATGGTGGCTCTGATTGA
- the LOC121798961 gene encoding protein SUPPRESSOR OF QUENCHING 1, chloroplastic-like isoform X3, translated as MSLLYSADRIKVDANLAAAGLKLSMFDAVVSADAFENLKPAPDIFLAASKILDVPTNECLVIEDALAGVQAAKSACMMRVLIVESEYIDASLQSRKNRYLGRPEFCGSRYDA; from the exons ATGAGCTTATTGTACAG TGCTGACCGTATCAAAGTTGATGCCAATTTAGCAGCTGCTGGTTTGAAATTATCAAT GTTTGATGCTGTTGTATCTGCGGATgcatttgaaaatttgaaaccTGCCCCTGATATTTTCTTAGCGGCATCAAAAATATTGGATGTGCCAACAAATGAG TGCCTTGTGATTGAAGATGCATTAGCTGGAGTTCAAGCTGCAAAATCTGCTTGCATGATGAG GGTTCTCATTGTTGAATCTGAGTACATTGATGCAAGTCTACAATCTCGTAAAAATAGATATTTGGGACGGCCCGAATTTTGTGGGTCGCGTTATG ATGCATAG
- the LOC121798961 gene encoding protein SUPPRESSOR OF QUENCHING 1, chloroplastic-like isoform X2 → MSLLYSADRIKVDANLAAAGLKLSMFDAVVSADAFENLKPAPDIFLAASKILDVPTNECLVIEDALAGVQAAKSACMMRVLIVESEYIDASLQSRKNRYLGRPEFCGSRYGNTNLQ, encoded by the exons ATGAGCTTATTGTACAG TGCTGACCGTATCAAAGTTGATGCCAATTTAGCAGCTGCTGGTTTGAAATTATCAAT GTTTGATGCTGTTGTATCTGCGGATgcatttgaaaatttgaaaccTGCCCCTGATATTTTCTTAGCGGCATCAAAAATATTGGATGTGCCAACAAATGAG TGCCTTGTGATTGAAGATGCATTAGCTGGAGTTCAAGCTGCAAAATCTGCTTGCATGATGAG GGTTCTCATTGTTGAATCTGAGTACATTGATGCAAGTCTACAATCTCGTAAAAATAGATATTTGGGACGGCCCGAATTTTGTGGGTCGCGTTATGGTAatactaatttacagtaa
- the LOC121798961 gene encoding protein SUPPRESSOR OF QUENCHING 1, chloroplastic-like isoform X4, whose product MTLRPVVPTPSETGSEWGKVSAVLFDMDGVLCNSEDLSRLAAVDVFVEMGVQVSAQDFVPFMCTGEANFLGGVASVKGVKGFNPESSKKRFFEIYLDKYASQIQA is encoded by the exons ATGACTTTGAGACCAGTAGTACCAACCCCGTCGGAAACCGGCAGCGAATGGGGGAAGGTGTCGGCTGTGCTGTTTGACATGGATGGGGTGCTGTGTAACAGTGAGGATCTCTCCAGGTTAGCGGCGGTCGATGTTTTCGTCGAGATGGGAGTTCAAGTCTCGGCTCAAGACTTCGTCCCCTTTATGTGCACAG GTGAAGCTAATTTTTTGGGAGGTGTTGCTTCTGTAAAGGGTGTGAAGGGGTTTAATCCAGAGTCTTCAAAGAAGAGATTTTTTGAGATATACCTGGATAAG TATGCAAGCCAAATTCAGGCATAG